In a single window of the Acipenser ruthenus chromosome 20, fAciRut3.2 maternal haplotype, whole genome shotgun sequence genome:
- the LOC117425904 gene encoding complement C1s subcomponent-like, whose translation MRLSHLLCLSFSLFLAPSLSEGVSQMFGLVVSPLFPQGYPNNVLETWDIAVPPGYAIQLHLTHLDIENSENCEYDFLKVSVDGVVLSTLCGEKSFSELRSTVNPALYSTLGSMRLTFQSDFSNTERHTGFSAHYSAVDINECDDPYTGCSHDCSNYIGGFYCSCQPGYLLQEDNTTCAVNCSGEVFSSLLGSLSSPSYPGLYPENSACSYSLQVEEGFQLVLAFEGVFDIESGERGACVDSLRIRAGGREWGPYCGNVAPKDPVVTNSNHAEVLFNTDGYGANKGWKIKYTTKAKTCPDFVTANSVLEPKRPVQQFKDQVRVTCNKGHEIVIGAKAKHHFDSWCQKNGVWSDIEICEPVDCGPPKEIDNAELKFNNESSPTTYQSQIYYECEAPYYQINTDGKAQFSCEADGMWTSSDGKLDIPHCIPVCGRPSKPLESIQRIFGGKPAQLGNVPWQVFFQSPRGGGALISDRWVLTVAHMAQVDQPYIYMGFLDARHLGQAVRLEVEKMIIHPKYKKHDGGSAQYNYDNDIALVKLKGKVKMGPNVTPICLPQSEEEGQPELGKIGFISGWGRVKPRQTGKTPVSPVLLYAMIPVAKTQSCTDVKPTGPEIQKEKFVITDNMFCAGMPGVDSCQGDSGGGYAFQGEDSVFQLKGLVSWGIECGSYGFYTKVVNYLDWIRDTMAANED comes from the exons CTTGAGACCTGGGACATCGCTGTACCCCCGGGGTACGCCATCCAACTGCACCTCACTCACCTGGATATCGAGAACTCAGAGAACTGCGAATATGACTTCCTTAAA gtGTCTGTGGATGGAGTGGTGTTATCCACTCTCTGTGGGGAGAAGTCCTTCTCTGAGCTCCGCTCCACAGTGAACCCGGCTCTGTACTCCACTCTGGGGTCCATGAGGCTGACCTTCCAGAGCGACTtttcaaacacagagagacacaccgGCTTCTCAGCGCACTACTCTGCTGTGG ATATAAACGAGTGTGATGACCCCTATACCGGCTGTTCTCATGACTGCAGTAACTACATCGGAGGGTTCTACTGCTCCTGTCAACCAGGGTACCTCCTGCAAGAAGACAACACTACCTGTGCAG TAAACTGCAGTGGTGAAGTCTTCTCCTCTCTCTTGGGGTCACTGTCCAGCCCCAGCTACCCCGGTCTCTACCCTGAGAACTCAGCCTGCTCGTACAGCCTGCAGGTGGAGGAAGGCTTCCAGCTGGTCCTCGCCTTCGAGGGAGTGTTTGATATCGAGAGTGGGGAGAGGGGGGCGTGCGTCGACTCACTCAGG aTCCGGGCTGGAGGGCGGGAGTGGGGCCcgtactgtggcaatgtggccccCAAGGATCCTGTGGTGACGAACTCAAACCATGCAGAGGTCCTGTTCAACACGGACGGCTACGGAGCCAACAAGGGCTGGAAAATCAAATACACAACGAAAG CTAAAACATGTCCAGATTTCGTGACGGCAAACAGTGTGCTTGAACCGAAGCGGCCAGTGCAACAGTTTAAAGACCAAGTGAGAGTGACGTGCAACAAAGGCCACGAGATCGTCATT GGAGCTAAAGCAAAACATCACTTTGATTCGTGGTGTCAGAAAAATGGTGTTTGGAGTGATATTGAAATCTGCGAAC CTGTTGACTGCGGGCCTCCGAAGGAGATAGACAATGCAGAGTTGAAGTTCAATAATGAAAGCTCACCAACGACCTACCAGAGCCAGATCTACTATGAGTGTGAGGCTCCATACTACCAAATCAACACAGACGGAAAAG CTCAATTCAGCTGTGAAGCTGATGGCATGTGGACATCTAGTGATGGAAAATTAGACATACCACACTGTATtccag tctGTGGCAGGCCCTCGAAACCTCTGGAGTCTATCCAGCGAATCTTTGGGGGAAAGCCGGCCCAGCTGGGGAATGTGCCATGGCAGGTGTTCTTCCAGTCCCCACGGGGGGGCGGAGCGCTGATCTCTGATCGCTGGGTGCTCACCGTGGCACACATGGCACAGGTCGACCAACCCTATATCTACATGGGCTTCCTGGACGCAAGGCATCTGGGGCAGGCAGTCAGATTAGAGGTGGAGAAGATGATCATACACCCCAAGTACAAGAAGCACGATGGAGGCTCCGCACAGTACAACTACGACAATGACATCGCGCTCGTCAAACTCAAGGGCAAGGTGAAGATGGGGCCCAATGTGACCCCCATCTGCCTCCCTCAGAGCGAGGAAGAAGGACAACCAGAGCTGGGGAAGATCGGGTTCATATCGGGATGGGGACGAGTCAAACCGAGACAGACTGGCAAGACACCAGTGTCCCCAGTACTGCTGTACGCGATGATCCCTGTAGCAAAGACACAGAGCTGTACAGACGTGAAGCCCACAGGACCCGAGATTCAGAAGGAGAAGTTTGTGATCACAGATAACATGTTCTGTGCTGGGATGCCAGGCGTAGACAGCTGTCAAGGAGACAGTGGAGGGGGCTATGCGTTCCAGGGAGAGGACAGCGTGTTCCAGTTGAAGGGGCTTGTGTCCTGGGGAATAGAATGTGGTTCCTATGGGTTCTACACAAAGGTCGTGAACTACCTGGACTGGATACGCGACACCATGGCAGCAAACGAAGACTGA
- the LOC117425903 gene encoding complement C1r subcomponent-like, translated as MDRAVRLVGVLLFLWVCQTVALVLGTPATIPLFGDIRSPNYPKAYPASNRTEWELAVPKGFLLKLRFKYFDVEPSVDCHYDHVEVIYHRRLLGKFCGQKGSLIGRYPDSEPIMSPGNSLKVIFQSDFSNQERHLGFLAHYQAIDIDECSLPTNKDESPQCQHLCHNVVGGYFCSCHRGYQLQSDNSSCEVQCDGEVFREEQGVISSPLYPNAYPPTLSCRYQLRLERGFLVTLHFTGLFQVDHYKEKECPYDTLQIVIPGKDPQTYCGNKSPGTIETESHSVDIIFRTDESGYSKGWRIEYSSSVSQKLIHLVIQSEISLPCTSIGTPNLNSFPLYFNMESSLCCTQEIIISLIAGVKCPMPVQFPNGKITPVFEEYHYRDYIKVRCNVGYKMMSHGHEIKDFLSVCQNDGTWHLPLPQCHIVDCGVPLSLLNGRIEYSVGRESENVYQSVIKYHCNEPYYKIVPASTGEGNEFVCSARRKWEDANQNKVIPTCLPVCGKPHNPITKLQRILGGSTAPRGSFPWQVLLVSAGRAGAFLITDQWIMTAAHNIYPKHKNQGDSLQDLAQSIEIHLGDTNVESLTYMPRLEIEGIFVHPGFQTGALQFNNDIALIKLRHRVTVNETVMPLCLPAAGSLYQPDVMGYVSGWGITEGYKLSNHLKYVALPVVDLRQCNNSIQSQKNSHKMAGIPQLTDNMFCAGRVEGGEDTCSGDSGGAFTLLREVEGGAEEFYAAGIVSWGLDCGKKGNYGVYTRVERYLSWIQQTIQGN; from the exons ATGGATCGAGCTGTGAGACTGGTGGG GGTCCTGCTGTTTCTCTGGGTGTGTCAGACTGTCGCTTTGGTTCTGGGGACCCCCGCTACCATCCCACTGTTCGGGGACATACGATCCCCAAATTATCCCAAGGCGTACCCTGCATCTAATCGTACTGAGTGGGAGCTTGCTGTTCCCAAGGGGTTCCTCCTCAAACTCAGATTCAAGTACTTTGACGTGGAGCCCTCTGTGGACTGTCACTACGACCACGTGgag GTCATATATCATAGGAGGCTTCTGGGCAAATTCTGTGGGCAGAAAGGCTCTCTGATTGGTCGATACCCTGATAGTGAACCAATCATGTCACCCGGGAACAGCCTGAAAGTGATCTTCCAATCAGATTTCTCCAATCAGGAGAGACACCTGGGGTTCCTCGCACATTATCAAGCCATtg ATATCGATGAGTGCTCTCTACCGACCAATAAGGACGAAAGCCCGCAATGTCAACACCTGTGTCACAATGTAGTGGGCGGGTACTTCTGCTCCTGTCACCGTGGTTACCAGCTACAATCTGACAACAGCAGCTGTGAAG tgcagtgtgatggggaggtgtTTCGGGAGGAGCAGGGGGTCATTTCCTCTCCCCTGTACCCCAATGCCTACCCTCCCACCCTATCCTGCCGTTATCAGCTGCGCCTGGAGCGGGGATTCTTGGTCACGCTGCACTTCACGGGACTCTTTCAGGTCGATCACTACAAGGAGAAAGAGTGTCCCTACGACACCCTGCAG ATTGTTATTCCTGGAAAAGATCCTCAGACGTACTGTGGAAACAAAAGTCCTGGGACTATTGAAACCGAGAGCCACTCAGTGGATATCATTTTCCGTACGGATGAATCCGGATACAGCAAAGGATGGAGGATCGAATACAGCTCAAGCGTGAGTCAGAAACTCATTCATTTAGTCATTCAAAGCGAAATCTCTTTGCCATGCACTTCCATTGGGACTCCCAATCTGAATAGTTTCCCATTATATTTCAACATGGA atcCTCCCTGTGCTGTACACAAG AAATAATCATTTCTCTAATTGCAGGTGTGAAGTGTCCAATGCCGGTTCAATTTCCGAATGGGAAAATTACTCCAGTTTTTGAGGAATATCATTATCGAGACTACATCAAAGTGCGATGTAACGTGGGGTACAAGATGATGTCT CATGGTCATGAGATCAAAGATTTCCTCTCGGTGTGTCAGAATGATGGGACATGGCACCTTCCTCTGCCTCAATGCCACA tcgTGGACTGTGGTGTGCCGCTGTCTTTGCTGAATGGGAGGATCGAGTACTCAGTCGGCAGAGAGTCTGAAAATGTCTACCAGTCTGTTATCAAATACCACTGCAATGAGCCATACTACAAGATAGTACCAGCCTCGACTGGGGAgg GAAATGAGTTTGTCTGTTCGGCTCGCAGGAAGTGGGAGGATGCAAATCAGAACAAAGTCATTCCAACATGCTTGCcag tgtgtgGGAAGCCCCATAACCCCATAACCAAGCTCCAGCGCATTCTGGGAGGCAGCACAGCACCGCGAGGCAGCTTCCCTTGGCAG GTGCTGCTGGTCAGTGCTGGGAGAGCTGGGGCTTTCCTGATCACTGACCAGTGGATAATGACGGCTGCGCACAACATCTACCCAAAACATAAAAATCAGGGAGACAGCCTGCAAGACCTTGCCCAGTCCATCGAGATCCACCTGGGGGACACCAATGTGGAGAGCCTGACCTACATGCCTCGCCTGGAGATCGAGGGCATCTTCGTGCATCCCGGCTTCCAAACAGGGGCTCTGCAGTTCAACAATGACATTGCGCTGATCAAGCTGCGGCACCGCGTCACAGTGAACGAGACTGTCATGCCTCTCTGCCTCCCTGCCGCTGGCTCCCTGTACCAGCCCGACGTGATGGGCTACGTCTCTGGCTGGGGCATCACAGAGGGTTATAAACTCTCCAACCACCTCAAGTACGTGGCGCTGCCTGTGGTGGACCTGCGCCAGTGCAATAACTCCATCCAGTCGCAAAAGAATAGCCACAAGATGGCGGGCATTCCACAGCTCACTGACAACATGTTCTGCGCAGGGAGAGTGGAGGGGGGCGAGGACACCTGCTCGGGGGACAGTGGGGGTGCCTTCACCCTGCTCAGGGAGGTTGAGGGGGGTGCAGAGGAGTTCTATGCAGCAGGGATTGTTTCCTGGGGATTAGATTGTGGGAAGAAGGGGAACTATGGGGTTTATACCAGAGTGGAGCGATACCTGAGCTGGATACAGCAGACTATCCAGGGGAACTGA
- the LOC117425550 gene encoding uncharacterized protein LOC117425550 isoform X2 — protein sequence MSCTDSDYFVKKANTCCKKCKKGSNLRIVSVCTRFRNAQCECETGFYCSHKTNNGCDYCNPVQQCQQGEGVVQLATPWSDTECVSCKPGTFSNVTDSETPCRSHTNCTEIGQMLQIAGSSITDSVCIGKPSPPPSPPPSPKDLCWVLPASLWAGFAISAAAFTVLFILCYRRKETRVIQRRQSTACMDKVVFLTGGGNEYVCEEVCSHLLPFGLNVRETDPEGASCKTLIRDGAENLSDNWFPVSRSLDCLTPVKENTFNWNCLSLKDLQKTEAGVSPELVLLPETTIPLQQGFPDQTKELPMSLHSDKGSLGNYLNLTSNNNLNLRQQFTICDPSVTSDIEVDGLTLPTVTASECFGAGQSEIQIVVSPPLSDKHRSQIGNDTTEAGSSPGLITEGAAQFGKASSCPGRLGCNSEPQENEWTG from the exons ATGTCTTGTACAGACAGCGACTATTTTGTTAAGAAGGCAAATACATGTTGCAAGAAGTGTAAGAAGG GCAGTAATTTGAGGATAGTCTCTGTTTGCACCAGGTTCCGTAATGCCCAGTGCGAATGTGAAACTGGTTTTTACTGCTCCCATAAAACCAATAATGGGTGTGATTACTGTAATCCTGTTCAACAATGCCAACAGGGAGAGGGGGTGGTTCAACTGG ccacaCCCTGGTCCGATACTGAATGCGTCTCCTGCAAACCAGGCACTTTCTCAAACGTGACTGACTCAGAAACACCCTGCCGTAGCCATACTAA CTGCACAGAGATTGGACAGATGTTGCAAATAGCTGGGAGCAGCATTACAGATTCAGTTTGTATCGGGAAACCCAGCCCCCCTCCCAGCCCCCCTCCCAGCCCCAAAG ATCTCTGTTGGGTTTTGCCTGCCTCTCTCTGGGCTGGTTTTGCCATTTCTGCCGCGGCGTTTACAGTCCTTTTCATATTGTGTTACCGGAGAAAGGAGACCAGAG TTATTCAAAGAAGACAATCAACTGCATGTATGGACAAG GTCGTGTTTTTGACTGGGGGAGGTAATGAGTATGTGTGTGAGGAGGTGTGTTCACACTTGCTACCATTCGGACTGAATGTGCGAGAGACAGACCCTGAAGGAGCCTCGTGCAAAACACTCATTCGAGACGGTGCAGAGAATC TTTCTGATAACTGGTTTCCAGTTTCGAGGAGCCTGGACTGCCTCACACCAGTTAAGGAGAATACATTTAACTGGAATTGCTTGTCCTTAAAGGATTTACAAAAGACAG AAGCTGGTGTCTCACCAGAATTGGTCCTCCTACCAGAGACAACAATTCCTCTGCAGCAGGGGTTCCCAGACCAGACTAAAGAATTACCCATGAGCCTCCATAGCGACAAGGGCAGTTTGGGAAATTACCTTAATCTCACATCAAACA ATAATCTAAATCTCCGGCAGCAGTTTACAATCTGTGACCCCTCAGTGACCTCTGACATCGAGGTCGATGGCCTGACCCTGCCCACAGTCACCGCCTCTGAGTGCTTCGGTGCAGGACAATCAGAGATCCAAATCGTTGTGAGTCCGCCTCTGAGTGACAAGCACCGGTCTCAGATAGGAAATGACACCACAGAAGCCGGGTCGAGCCCTGGGCTAATCACAGAAGGGGCCGCACAGTTTGGGAAAGCCAGTTCCTGTCCTGGGAGACTGGGGTGTAATTCTGAGCCCCAGGAAAATGAGTGGACCGGTTAG
- the LOC117425550 gene encoding uncharacterized protein LOC117425550 isoform X1, whose protein sequence is MSCTDSDYFVKKANTCCKKCKKGERWKFDCTRDRETGCEPCNSGEFMDQENTSKTCRACNTCHPSSNLRIVSVCTRFRNAQCECETGFYCSHKTNNGCDYCNPVQQCQQGEGVVQLATPWSDTECVSCKPGTFSNVTDSETPCRSHTNCTEIGQMLQIAGSSITDSVCIGKPSPPPSPPPSPKDLCWVLPASLWAGFAISAAAFTVLFILCYRRKETRVIQRRQSTACMDKVVFLTGGGNEYVCEEVCSHLLPFGLNVRETDPEGASCKTLIRDGAENLSDNWFPVSRSLDCLTPVKENTFNWNCLSLKDLQKTEAGVSPELVLLPETTIPLQQGFPDQTKELPMSLHSDKGSLGNYLNLTSNNNLNLRQQFTICDPSVTSDIEVDGLTLPTVTASECFGAGQSEIQIVVSPPLSDKHRSQIGNDTTEAGSSPGLITEGAAQFGKASSCPGRLGCNSEPQENEWTG, encoded by the exons ATGTCTTGTACAGACAGCGACTATTTTGTTAAGAAGGCAAATACATGTTGCAAGAAGTGTAAGAAGG GGGAACGCTGGAAGTTTGATTGcaccagagacagagagactggcTGTGAGCCCTGCAACAGTGGAGAGTTCATGGACCAGGAGAACACCAGCAAAACCTGCCGGGCCTGCAACACCTGCCATccca GCAGTAATTTGAGGATAGTCTCTGTTTGCACCAGGTTCCGTAATGCCCAGTGCGAATGTGAAACTGGTTTTTACTGCTCCCATAAAACCAATAATGGGTGTGATTACTGTAATCCTGTTCAACAATGCCAACAGGGAGAGGGGGTGGTTCAACTGG ccacaCCCTGGTCCGATACTGAATGCGTCTCCTGCAAACCAGGCACTTTCTCAAACGTGACTGACTCAGAAACACCCTGCCGTAGCCATACTAA CTGCACAGAGATTGGACAGATGTTGCAAATAGCTGGGAGCAGCATTACAGATTCAGTTTGTATCGGGAAACCCAGCCCCCCTCCCAGCCCCCCTCCCAGCCCCAAAG ATCTCTGTTGGGTTTTGCCTGCCTCTCTCTGGGCTGGTTTTGCCATTTCTGCCGCGGCGTTTACAGTCCTTTTCATATTGTGTTACCGGAGAAAGGAGACCAGAG TTATTCAAAGAAGACAATCAACTGCATGTATGGACAAG GTCGTGTTTTTGACTGGGGGAGGTAATGAGTATGTGTGTGAGGAGGTGTGTTCACACTTGCTACCATTCGGACTGAATGTGCGAGAGACAGACCCTGAAGGAGCCTCGTGCAAAACACTCATTCGAGACGGTGCAGAGAATC TTTCTGATAACTGGTTTCCAGTTTCGAGGAGCCTGGACTGCCTCACACCAGTTAAGGAGAATACATTTAACTGGAATTGCTTGTCCTTAAAGGATTTACAAAAGACAG AAGCTGGTGTCTCACCAGAATTGGTCCTCCTACCAGAGACAACAATTCCTCTGCAGCAGGGGTTCCCAGACCAGACTAAAGAATTACCCATGAGCCTCCATAGCGACAAGGGCAGTTTGGGAAATTACCTTAATCTCACATCAAACA ATAATCTAAATCTCCGGCAGCAGTTTACAATCTGTGACCCCTCAGTGACCTCTGACATCGAGGTCGATGGCCTGACCCTGCCCACAGTCACCGCCTCTGAGTGCTTCGGTGCAGGACAATCAGAGATCCAAATCGTTGTGAGTCCGCCTCTGAGTGACAAGCACCGGTCTCAGATAGGAAATGACACCACAGAAGCCGGGTCGAGCCCTGGGCTAATCACAGAAGGGGCCGCACAGTTTGGGAAAGCCAGTTCCTGTCCTGGGAGACTGGGGTGTAATTCTGAGCCCCAGGAAAATGAGTGGACCGGTTAG
- the LOC117425395 gene encoding retinol-binding protein 1 isoform X2, which translates to MTIRTLTTFRNYVMEFRLGAEFREDLGAVDGRTCMTTVNWEGDKLVCVQKGEKANRGWKHWLEGETLHLEMTVEDVICKQVFKKTK; encoded by the exons ATGACCATTCGGACCCTCACCACCTTCCGCAACTACGTAATGGAGTTCAGGCTGGGGGCGGAGTTCCGCGAGGACCTGGGCGCGGTCGATGGGCGCACCTGCATG ACAACAGTGAACTGGGAAGGAGACAAACTGGTTTGTGTTCAGAAGGGAGAGAAGGCTAATCGAGGCTGGAAACACTGGTTAGAGGGAGAAACTCTACACCTG GAGATGACGGTAGAAGATGTCATCTGCAAACAAGTtttcaagaaaacaaaatga